A window of the Paenibacillus woosongensis genome harbors these coding sequences:
- a CDS encoding cell wall hydrolase, whose product MDNSENRARPIELSSNSISVIVKQQDRNLLAATSDASLSQERRIYRPIVPLISMLPMKKQGETKASQPYQLLFTRNWIAAEQALVQENTAKAEASAQAAEAIDMSHPPNQIYFTRTELLSQADKDQATWHYVLTDEELHLLHKIVMAEAEGEPYEGKVAVANVVLNRLRSANYPDTIKEVIYQKSQFSPVQNGRMDRVTPNEDSIRAVTEALHGRKEVSDDTYYFLALSLATDLTVAHTKSKSKEIGNHTFYK is encoded by the coding sequence ATGGATAATAGTGAGAATCGTGCTCGGCCGATCGAGCTTTCATCAAATAGTATTTCCGTAATCGTAAAGCAGCAGGATCGGAATCTCCTTGCCGCAACATCTGACGCATCCCTGTCTCAGGAGAGGCGTATTTATCGACCCATTGTGCCGCTAATTTCCATGCTGCCGATGAAGAAGCAAGGTGAAACCAAGGCAAGTCAGCCATATCAGCTTTTGTTTACACGCAATTGGATTGCAGCGGAGCAGGCTCTGGTGCAAGAGAATACGGCGAAGGCTGAGGCGTCTGCACAAGCAGCAGAAGCAATAGATATGTCTCATCCCCCCAACCAAATATACTTCACCCGGACAGAACTGCTTAGTCAGGCAGACAAGGATCAGGCAACCTGGCACTACGTTCTGACGGATGAAGAGCTGCATCTCCTTCATAAAATTGTGATGGCAGAGGCAGAGGGCGAACCTTACGAAGGCAAGGTGGCAGTTGCCAACGTTGTCTTAAACCGGCTGCGGTCCGCCAATTACCCCGACACGATTAAGGAAGTTATATATCAAAAATCGCAATTTAGTCCTGTGCAGAACGGAAGAATGGATCGTGTTACTCCGAACGAGGATTCTATTCGTGCTGTAACGGAAGCTTTGCATGGACGCAAGGAGGTGTCCGACGACACCTATTATTTCCTGGCGTTATCTTTGGCTACGGATTTAACGGTTGCTCATACGAAGAGTAAATCGAAGGAAATCGGAAATCATACTTTCTATAAATAA
- the thpR gene encoding RNA 2',3'-cyclic phosphodiesterase translates to MSVEEEKWRLFVAVALPESVKNQLHAWCLERRKDWKFRKWVHPADYHITLQFLGDTPVTQAQALLGGLREAASEARPFRLEAAGVGAFGRPDQPRVLWCGVDGDVDALRHLHSRVIAVNARLGYVPEERPYAPHITLARKFSEGEKLREPLANKGLSFGDWTNDTIMLYRTRVTVSPMYEVVGIVSMRK, encoded by the coding sequence ATGTCTGTGGAAGAGGAGAAATGGCGCCTGTTTGTTGCTGTGGCATTGCCGGAATCTGTCAAAAATCAGCTGCACGCCTGGTGCCTGGAGCGTCGCAAGGACTGGAAATTCCGTAAATGGGTGCATCCGGCGGATTATCATATTACCTTGCAATTTTTAGGAGATACGCCCGTTACTCAAGCTCAGGCCCTATTGGGCGGTTTGCGGGAGGCTGCTTCTGAAGCCCGGCCCTTCCGGCTGGAAGCAGCCGGGGTTGGAGCCTTTGGGCGGCCGGATCAGCCTCGGGTACTGTGGTGCGGCGTAGATGGCGACGTAGACGCTCTCCGCCATCTTCACAGCCGCGTTATTGCGGTGAACGCCAGGCTGGGATATGTGCCAGAGGAGCGGCCATATGCCCCGCATATTACACTGGCCCGCAAATTTTCAGAAGGAGAAAAACTGCGCGAGCCGCTGGCAAATAAAGGATTATCCTTTGGAGATTGGACAAATGACACCATTATGTTGTATCGTACTAGGGTAACCGTAAGTCCGATGTATGAGGTAGTAGGGATCGTATCCATGCGGAAATGA
- a CDS encoding methyl-accepting chemotaxis protein, with protein sequence MGLARKITLAIISLLLVIGSLIGVFSYQTAHSQIQKSVGIEVLGCANITTGLIDPRMIEQLLQGDQSVLSIVEEQLNWTVDHKSLFKESFILSLDGKILAADKYMKARGYSAGDSFYLAENDQDMIRNMKHSVYSDVYTYDGAQLLSGYAPIYLNHDPSGPIVGLMTINFDASIIHERTWEIITLPFAIGAAVFLLGAVCVYFLIHRMILPLELLSRQVNQVAVGDLSIQPPALHSRDEVGQLSRDFGNMTASLRQLIARVNETSMQVAASSQQLSASADQTGRASEQAAEMSEQLTGGTDSQLDKLADSSDVIKSMSSATIEISRRAELVALSAQQSSEASRQGRDTVQHGIGQMELMEQKIQQLSSIIEELGSHSQEIQSILDIMTEISAETNLLALNASIEAARAGEQGRGFAIVAASVRKLADRSMDSANQISGLIAHIVQQMELSGAMMEEALHETLHSTELVRQAGQSFAEIESSATDTAAAIEGVAANVKELSDRSVHLVGTVEEIVAVAHHNAERARTLSAVSEEQLAAVEEVGASASFLSGLSEKLHTMIERFKI encoded by the coding sequence ATGGGATTAGCTCGCAAAATCACATTAGCGATCATCAGCTTGCTTCTGGTGATCGGGTCTCTGATCGGCGTATTCAGCTACCAAACTGCCCACAGTCAAATTCAAAAATCGGTCGGTATCGAGGTGCTGGGCTGCGCCAACATTACTACGGGGCTCATCGATCCCCGCATGATCGAACAACTGCTGCAGGGTGACCAGTCCGTCCTGTCCATCGTCGAGGAACAGCTGAATTGGACGGTAGACCATAAATCCTTGTTTAAGGAAAGCTTCATCCTATCCTTGGATGGCAAAATCCTTGCCGCCGATAAATATATGAAGGCACGCGGTTACTCCGCAGGGGATTCCTTCTATTTAGCGGAGAATGATCAGGACATGATCCGGAATATGAAGCACTCCGTATACAGCGATGTATATACATACGATGGCGCCCAGTTACTGTCAGGCTATGCGCCGATTTACCTCAACCATGATCCCTCTGGTCCGATCGTCGGATTGATGACGATTAACTTTGACGCCTCCATCATTCATGAGCGAACATGGGAAATCATTACGCTGCCTTTCGCGATCGGCGCCGCCGTTTTTTTGCTCGGAGCCGTCTGCGTCTATTTCCTCATCCACCGGATGATCCTGCCGCTTGAGCTGCTTTCCCGCCAGGTAAATCAAGTTGCTGTCGGAGATTTGAGCATACAGCCCCCGGCTCTCCACAGCCGGGATGAAGTAGGGCAGCTCTCCCGCGATTTCGGGAATATGACCGCAAGCTTGCGGCAGCTTATCGCCAGGGTTAATGAAACGTCGATGCAGGTCGCGGCCTCCTCGCAGCAGCTCTCCGCCAGCGCAGACCAGACCGGCAGAGCAAGTGAGCAAGCTGCGGAAATGTCGGAGCAGTTGACAGGAGGGACGGATTCACAGCTGGATAAACTGGCAGACAGCTCCGACGTCATCAAGAGCATGTCCTCGGCCACTATTGAAATCAGCCGCCGTGCTGAGCTTGTCGCCCTATCGGCTCAGCAGTCCTCTGAAGCCTCCCGGCAAGGCCGCGATACAGTTCAGCATGGCATAGGACAAATGGAGCTTATGGAACAGAAAATTCAGCAGCTCTCCTCCATTATCGAAGAGTTGGGCAGCCATTCCCAAGAAATTCAAAGCATTCTCGACATCATGACCGAGATTTCCGCGGAGACGAATTTGCTGGCCTTGAACGCCTCGATTGAAGCCGCTCGTGCAGGGGAACAGGGACGCGGCTTCGCCATTGTCGCCGCATCGGTCCGCAAACTGGCAGATCGCTCGATGGACTCGGCGAATCAGATCTCCGGCCTGATTGCCCATATCGTCCAGCAGATGGAGCTGAGCGGGGCAATGATGGAGGAAGCCCTGCATGAAACGCTGCACAGCACCGAACTCGTGCGCCAGGCGGGACAATCTTTTGCTGAAATCGAATCGTCCGCCACAGACACCGCTGCAGCGATCGAAGGCGTTGCCGCGAATGTCAAGGAGCTCTCTGACCGATCCGTCCACCTGGTGGGAACGGTAGAAGAAATTGTCGCCGTCGCCCATCATAATGCCGAGCGGGCGCGAACGTTGTCCGCCGTATCCGAAGAGCAGCTCGCCGCTGTGGAAGAGGTCGGAGCGTCAGCCAGTTTCTTATCTGGCTTATCTGAGAAGCTGCACACCATGATCGAACGCTTCAAAATATAA
- a CDS encoding KGG domain-containing protein translates to MANNNRDGKMSLEEAGRKGGEATARNHDKEFYQEIGQKGGEARSNSDNDDGKMSREEAGRKGGEARARQRRDK, encoded by the coding sequence ATGGCTAACAACAATCGTGACGGTAAGATGAGCTTGGAGGAAGCAGGACGCAAGGGCGGCGAGGCTACAGCCCGCAATCATGACAAGGAGTTCTATCAGGAGATCGGGCAAAAAGGCGGAGAAGCCCGCAGTAATTCCGATAATGATGATGGAAAGATGAGCCGTGAGGAAGCGGGTCGTAAAGGCGGGGAAGCCCGCGCTCGTCAGCGCAGAGACAAATAA
- a CDS encoding YwiC-like family protein, which produces MKKQGIVIPHEHGGWAMVSVPFVIGMMAGRPQWMHLPLFLAWLLLYLSSYPFLQSVKRKKERRRLITWGVIYIAIALVCLIPVLLSFPKLFYFGPILLVLLMVNLWHVKQKSERAVLNDLCAVLIFSIGGAAAYWLGGGGWDRTMLLVVVFNVLFFMGSVFFVKSVFRERTNRRWIACAKGFHVLLLIIPWLLGLPWMMIAYLFPLVRTMAYAGKTLRPMKVGIIEIISSVQYLLLTIAVL; this is translated from the coding sequence GTGAAGAAGCAGGGGATCGTAATCCCCCATGAACATGGGGGCTGGGCCATGGTCAGCGTTCCATTCGTGATCGGAATGATGGCGGGGCGGCCGCAGTGGATGCATCTGCCACTATTTCTGGCATGGCTCTTGCTATACTTATCGTCGTATCCGTTTCTGCAATCGGTCAAGCGCAAAAAAGAGCGCAGGCGCTTGATCACTTGGGGCGTGATTTATATCGCCATTGCGCTGGTGTGTCTGATACCGGTTCTGCTCAGCTTCCCGAAGCTGTTCTATTTCGGGCCGATATTGCTAGTCTTGCTGATGGTCAATTTATGGCATGTGAAGCAAAAATCAGAGAGGGCTGTGTTGAATGATCTGTGCGCTGTTCTGATCTTTTCGATCGGCGGGGCCGCCGCTTATTGGCTTGGCGGGGGCGGATGGGATCGCACCATGCTGCTGGTTGTTGTGTTCAACGTGCTTTTTTTCATGGGCAGCGTATTCTTTGTGAAGTCGGTATTCCGCGAGCGAACCAATAGGCGCTGGATCGCATGCGCCAAAGGATTTCATGTACTCTTGCTGATCATTCCCTGGTTGCTGGGCTTGCCGTGGATGATGATCGCCTATTTGTTTCCTTTGGTCCGTACTATGGCTTATGCGGGAAAAACTTTGCGTCCCATGAAAGTGGGAATCATAGAAATTATCAGTTCTGTCCAATATTTGCTGCTTACGATTGCTGTGCTCTAG
- the moaA gene encoding GTP 3',8-cyclase MoaA: MTTEPIRDQLNRPIRDLRISVTDRCNFRCTYCMPKEIFGDDYPFLPQNELLTLEEICDVAQLFASLGVKKIRLTGGEPLLRRNLPELVGRLVNMEGIEDIGLTTNGLLLKQYGQALYDQGLRRVNISLDALNPELFAYMNGRGIKPAAILDNIEHARQLGFQIKVNMVVQKGVNDQEILPMAAYFKEKGITLCFIEFMDVGNDNDWSLERVVTKRDIYDRLTRVYELEALEPHYFGEVAQRYRYKDGEAEIGFITSVSESFCSTCTRARLSSEGKFYTCLFASQGFDLRELLRGGASKEELLAAIRSVWEQRSDRYSDERTEQRALQRKKINMSYIGG; the protein is encoded by the coding sequence ATGACTACTGAACCTATCCGCGACCAACTGAATCGGCCTATCCGCGATTTGCGCATTTCAGTAACGGATCGCTGCAATTTTCGCTGCACCTACTGTATGCCCAAGGAAATTTTCGGAGACGATTATCCATTTCTGCCCCAAAACGAGCTGCTGACGCTGGAAGAAATCTGCGATGTTGCGCAGTTGTTTGCTTCGCTTGGGGTGAAGAAGATTCGGTTAACAGGCGGGGAACCTTTGCTGCGCAGAAATTTACCGGAACTCGTTGGCAGGCTGGTGAATATGGAAGGGATTGAGGATATCGGTCTGACTACAAACGGCCTGCTCCTGAAGCAGTATGGCCAAGCGTTGTATGATCAGGGGCTCCGAAGAGTGAATATTAGTCTGGATGCCCTAAATCCGGAGCTGTTTGCATATATGAATGGGCGCGGAATTAAACCGGCTGCTATTCTCGACAATATCGAGCATGCTAGACAGCTAGGCTTTCAAATCAAAGTGAATATGGTAGTGCAAAAAGGCGTAAACGATCAGGAGATTCTCCCTATGGCCGCCTACTTCAAAGAGAAGGGGATTACGCTATGCTTCATCGAATTTATGGATGTGGGCAACGATAACGACTGGAGTCTGGAACGCGTTGTAACCAAAAGAGACATCTATGATAGATTGACCAGGGTGTACGAGCTGGAAGCCCTGGAGCCGCATTATTTCGGTGAGGTGGCGCAGAGATATCGTTATAAAGACGGCGAAGCCGAGATCGGTTTTATTACCTCGGTGTCGGAGTCGTTCTGTTCGACCTGCACCCGTGCAAGACTGTCATCGGAAGGGAAATTCTATACCTGTCTGTTCGCCTCACAGGGATTTGATTTGCGCGAGCTATTACGGGGAGGCGCGTCTAAGGAAGAGCTGCTCGCCGCAATTCGGAGCGTCTGGGAGCAGCGGAGCGACCGTTATTCAGATGAACGAACGGAGCAGCGGGCCCTGCAGCGCAAGAAAATCAATATGTCCTATATTGGCGGTTAA
- a CDS encoding MoaD/ThiS family protein yields the protein MTGKAEELIDRPEWTVRELIDWAKAVYPEFHRTVFVAVNEEYAQQEHVILAGDTIAMIPPVSGG from the coding sequence TTGACGGGGAAAGCGGAGGAGCTCATTGACCGCCCGGAGTGGACGGTGCGGGAGCTTATAGACTGGGCTAAAGCGGTTTACCCGGAATTTCATCGAACCGTATTTGTTGCTGTCAATGAAGAGTATGCTCAGCAAGAGCATGTCATTCTGGCGGGGGACACGATTGCTATGATACCTCCGGTGAGCGGCGGTTGA
- the modA gene encoding molybdate ABC transporter substrate-binding protein, which translates to MRSLRIFPALFLFISLVFTGCSTASDEQVELTISAAASLTDAMKEIQASYEAQHPAVKLTFNFGGSGALQKQIEQGAPVDLFLSAAAKNMDLLLDQDIIDTKQHMSLLTNKLVVIVPVDHSDEVQRLEDLNGNDVKMIAVGIPESVPAGSYAKEALMFAGLWDILQPKVVQAKDVRQVLQYVETGNADAGFVYQSDALTSAKVKIALPVDPAIYTPVEYPIGVIKSTKHDKEAAELYNYLQSKEALDVFVKYGFTPAQSL; encoded by the coding sequence ATGAGAAGCCTGCGAATCTTTCCCGCCTTATTCCTGTTCATATCCCTCGTATTTACCGGCTGCAGCACCGCTTCCGATGAGCAGGTGGAATTAACCATTTCAGCGGCAGCAAGCCTTACCGACGCTATGAAAGAAATCCAAGCCTCCTATGAAGCACAGCATCCTGCCGTTAAGCTCACGTTTAATTTCGGGGGCTCCGGCGCCTTGCAGAAACAGATCGAGCAAGGGGCGCCTGTTGATTTATTTCTCTCGGCAGCTGCTAAAAATATGGATCTCCTTCTAGATCAAGACATCATTGATACCAAGCAGCATATGAGTTTGCTGACAAATAAACTTGTCGTTATTGTCCCTGTGGACCATTCAGATGAGGTTCAGAGACTGGAAGACTTGAACGGCAACGACGTTAAAATGATCGCCGTAGGAATTCCAGAAAGCGTACCTGCCGGAAGCTATGCCAAAGAAGCATTAATGTTCGCCGGGCTATGGGACATCCTTCAGCCTAAAGTAGTTCAAGCCAAGGATGTTCGGCAGGTTCTGCAATATGTAGAGACGGGCAATGCTGATGCTGGTTTTGTCTATCAGTCTGACGCGCTGACCTCTGCCAAGGTAAAGATCGCCTTACCCGTTGATCCCGCGATCTATACTCCTGTCGAGTATCCGATCGGCGTTATCAAGTCCACGAAGCATGACAAGGAAGCTGCCGAGCTGTATAACTATCTTCAATCCAAAGAAGCGCTGGATGTCTTTGTTAAATACGGCTTCACTCCAGCACAGTCCTTATGA
- the modB gene encoding molybdate ABC transporter permease subunit: MSMQIPWHEFWQPIRLSLQVALLSSVLVTILGTAMARWMSSRPWKGKIALETVLMLPLVLPPTVIGFLLLVLLGRRSGIGRFVEWLFASPLIFSWWAAVIASIVVSFPLVYQTMKSAFASVDRELEDAGRSSGASEWQVFRYITLPLSKQSLITAYILGFARGLGEFGATVMFAGNIPGKTQTLPTAIYVAVDTGNTDLAWAWTITIIFISFLMLLFTRQKNKKW; encoded by the coding sequence ATGAGCATGCAAATACCTTGGCATGAATTTTGGCAGCCGATCCGCCTGTCCCTGCAAGTCGCCCTGCTGTCCAGCGTGCTGGTCACGATTCTCGGCACAGCCATGGCCCGCTGGATGTCCAGCCGACCGTGGAAGGGTAAAATTGCACTAGAGACTGTTCTTATGCTTCCGCTCGTGCTGCCCCCTACGGTGATAGGGTTTCTGCTGCTTGTCCTCCTGGGCAGAAGGAGCGGGATCGGCCGTTTCGTCGAATGGCTATTCGCCTCACCGCTCATATTTTCTTGGTGGGCAGCGGTCATTGCCTCCATCGTCGTCTCGTTTCCGCTCGTTTACCAGACGATGAAATCTGCGTTCGCTTCGGTTGATCGAGAGCTGGAGGATGCGGGGCGATCCAGCGGGGCCAGCGAGTGGCAAGTATTCCGCTATATTACACTGCCGCTTAGCAAGCAATCTCTGATTACAGCCTATATTCTTGGGTTTGCTCGGGGATTAGGAGAATTTGGAGCCACCGTCATGTTCGCTGGCAATATTCCAGGCAAAACCCAGACGCTTCCCACAGCCATCTATGTCGCGGTCGATACGGGGAATACCGATTTAGCCTGGGCCTGGACCATTACGATCATTTTCATATCATTCCTGATGCTGTTGTTCACTCGGCAAAAAAATAAAAAATGGTGA
- a CDS encoding cupin domain-containing protein, translated as MEKKNLAQYQEYVDNKFTKRILFKEEDNVIFVLNFAPEAELPTHKHPGANVYILVLEGAGEVTCNGQPSVVAKGDVLHITGDKDFSYRGGESKSSLYVVLTKTPNENYAKNV; from the coding sequence ATGGAGAAGAAAAATCTTGCTCAGTATCAAGAATATGTGGACAACAAATTTACGAAGCGTATCCTTTTTAAGGAAGAGGACAACGTTATTTTCGTATTGAATTTTGCTCCTGAGGCGGAACTGCCGACACATAAGCACCCAGGGGCCAACGTGTATATATTGGTACTTGAAGGTGCTGGCGAAGTAACGTGCAATGGACAGCCATCGGTGGTTGCCAAAGGGGATGTCCTTCATATTACCGGGGACAAGGATTTCTCTTATCGCGGCGGGGAGTCAAAATCTAGCCTGTATGTTGTGTTGACGAAGACTCCAAACGAAAACTACGCCAAGAACGTTTAA
- a CDS encoding 4-vinyl reductase, translating into MKKISRTALGEAVPIELYRAIRLIGMYQGLPMKGKGTTLTVGRKIGESLPVHSVQELLDLFRELKVGDPQIVLEEENKLHIAVKDCFCVGLPEIEGNLVCDLEGAIMEGALSKMMDKRVSVRKIKCNVNGDDCCEYEVRL; encoded by the coding sequence ATGAAGAAGATTTCAAGGACAGCTTTGGGGGAGGCGGTGCCCATTGAGCTTTACAGAGCTATTCGTCTCATCGGCATGTATCAAGGCCTTCCGATGAAAGGGAAGGGAACCACATTGACGGTTGGCCGGAAAATTGGCGAAAGCCTGCCCGTACATTCCGTTCAAGAGCTGCTTGATTTATTCCGAGAGCTGAAGGTGGGTGATCCGCAAATTGTTCTTGAAGAAGAGAACAAGCTTCATATTGCGGTGAAGGATTGCTTTTGCGTAGGACTGCCTGAAATCGAAGGAAATCTGGTTTGCGATTTGGAAGGAGCCATTATGGAGGGAGCGCTTAGCAAAATGATGGACAAAAGAGTGTCCGTCAGGAAAATCAAGTGCAATGTCAATGGCGACGATTGCTGTGAGTATGAGGTGCGACTCTAG